A single genomic interval of Nerophis ophidion isolate RoL-2023_Sa linkage group LG11, RoL_Noph_v1.0, whole genome shotgun sequence harbors:
- the LOC133562344 gene encoding frizzled-6-like isoform X1, which yields MLMLMCLLALWTGSCSAHSLFTCEPIEVHRCMGLSYNMTFFPNMMAHYDQDVAASKMEPFVPLANLHCSPNVHHFLCQAFFPACTEENTVLLPCREECEAVLSGCQEDIRVFGIIWPPELQCNKLDSCGFLGGSNIPATTPMSSTSAKRDLGFWCPLQLKTKPGYGASFLGAQDCAPPCSNMYFKPHDIEFAKNFIGVCSIICLAATLFTFLTFLIDVKRFRYPERPIIFYAVCYSFVSLMYFIGFLLGNNAACSTPSHPAGVDTVVLGSQSKGCTLFFMFLYFFSMAGIVWWVILTITWFLAAGPKWSCEAIEKKAVWFHSAAWGIPGALTVMLLALNKVEGDNISGVCFVGLYDLDALRYFVIAPVCVGVIVGLFLILAGIVSLNHVRQVIQHDERNQEKLKKFMIRIGVFSCLYLVPLVTLLACYSYEQSYRSTWENTWINDRCQEYSIPCSYKTPVHKRPDLSLFLVKYLMTLVVGISAVFWVSSKKTCSEWAYFFNRTRKRDPITESRRVLQESCEFFLKHNSRVQHKKKHYKSTSHKLKVVSKSMGTSTGAAPNVASTGGANQGANLPLGNHEHPAQGSVRAHLDKGTSSRSSKHNDKEREGGERRSKGGSSGKISSPSESLHSRVPDVRMTPKSEQSDARPVPIVQQQPASSSQDCTHQEVSKESKDTKDSNC from the exons ATGCTGATGTTGATGTGCCTGCTGGCGCTGTGGACGGGAAGCTGCAGTGCTCACAGCCTCTTCACCTGCGAGCCGATTGAGGTTCATCGCTGTATGGGGCTGTCTTACAACATGACTTTCTTTCCCAACATGATGGCGCACTACGATCAGGATGTCGCCGCCAGTAAAATGGAG CCATTTGTACCCTTGGCAAATCTTCACTGTTCTCCAAATGTCCACCACTTCCTGTGCCAAGCCTTTTTCCCTGCTTGCACGGAGGAGAACACAGTGCTTCTCCCATGTCGAGAGGAGTGTGAGGCTGTTCTATCTGGTTGTCAGGAGGACATCCGAGTTTTCGGTATCATCTGGCCCCCAGAGCTACAGTGCAACAA acTTGACTCATGTGGGTTTCTGGGTGGTTCCAATATCCCCGCAACCACCCCAATGAGCTCCACATCTGCTAAGAGAGACCTGGGCTTTTGGTGTCCGCTGCAGTTGAAAACTAAACCTGGCTATGGTGCATCGTTCTTGGGCGCTCAGGATTGTGCTCCGCCTTGTTCCAATATGTATTTCAAACCCCATGACATTGAATTTGCCAAAAACTTCATTGGCGTCTGCTCTATCATCTGCTTGGCTGCCACTCTTTTTACCTTCCTTACATTCCTCATTGATGTCAAACGCTTCCGCTACCCTGAGCGTCCCATAATCTTCTACGCCGTCTGCTACAGCTTTGTGTCGCTTATGTACTTCATTGGCTTCCTGCTGGGTAACAATGCAGCCTGCAGCACGCCGTCCCATCCTGCCGGCGTGGATACCGTCGTCTTAGGTTCTCAGAGCAAAGGCTGCACTCTGTTTTTTATGTTCCTGTACTTCTTCTCAATGGCTGGCATCGTCTGGTGGGTCATACTCACCATCACTTGGTTCCTGGCAGCTGGGCCTAAATGGAGCTGTGAGGCTATAGAGAAGAAAGCG GTGTGGTTCCACTCTGCTGCCTGGGGGATCCCCGGTGCCCTAACCGTCATGCTGCTAGCCCTGAACAAGGTTGAAGGCGACAACATTAGCGGGGTTTGCTTTGTGGGACTGTACGATCTGGATGCCCTGCGCTACTTTGTTATCGCTCCCGTGTGCGTGGGCGTCATCGTCGGGCTCTTCCTCATCCTCGCCGGCATCGTTTCTCTGAATCATGTGCGACAAGTTATCCAGCACGACGAGCGCAACCAGGAGAAGCTCAAGAAGTTCATGATCCGCATCGGTGTGTTCAGCTGCCTTTACTTGGTCCCGCTGGTcaccctgttagcatgctactctTACGAGCAGAGTTACCGCAGCACATGGGAGAACACGTGGATCAACGATCGGTGCCAGGAATACAGCATCCCCTGTTCGTACAAG ACACCAGTGCACAAGCGTCCGGACCTTTCTTTGTTCTTGGTCAAGTACTTGATGACCCTGGTGGTTGGAATATCGGCAGTGTTCTGGGTCAGCAGCAAAAAGACCTGCTCCGAGTGGGCCTACTTCTTCAACAGGACTCGCAAAAGAGA TCCAATCACCGAGAGCCGACGGGTGCTCCAGGAGTCCTGTGAGTTCTTCCTCAAGCATAACAGCCGTGTCCAGCACAAGAAGAAGCACTACAAGTCAACCTCCCACAAGCTCAAGGTTGTCTCTAAATCAATGGGCACTAGCACCGGCGCCGCACCAAACGTTGCTTCCACTGGCGGAGCTAATCAAGGTGCAAACTTACCTCTGGGAAATCATGAGCATCCCGCCCAAGGCTCTGTGAGGGCGCACCTGGACAAAGGCACCTCTAGCCGAAGCTCCAAGCACAATGACAAGGAGCGTGAAGGGGGAGAAAGACGTAGCAAAGGGGGGAGCTCAGGCAAGATCAGCAGCCCTTCTGAGAGTTTACACAGCAGAGTACCAGATGTAAG GATGACTCCAAAGAGCGAGCAGTCAGACGCCAGACCAGTTCCTATCGTACAACAGCAACCAGCTTCAAGCTCCCAAGACTGCACCCACCAGGAGGTGTCCAAGGAGAGCAAGGACACAAAAGACAGTAACTGCTGA
- the cthrc1b gene encoding collagen triple helix repeat-containing protein 1 isoform X1: MMSPLSPRLLLLLVCLLLPVYGVEKVRSRGYRKDPDADKYSSCMQGPAGTPGRDGNPGGNGIPGTPGIPGRDGLKGEKGECISEIFEEPWKPNYKQCAWNSLNYGIDLGKIADCTFTKLRSDSALRVLFSGSLRLKCKNACCQRWYFTFNGAECTAPLPIESIIYLDQGSPELNSTINIHRTSSVEGLCEGVKAGLVDVAVWVGTCADYPRGDASTGWNSVSRVIIEELPK; encoded by the exons ATGATGTCTCCTCTTTCTCCGcgcctgctgctgctgcttgtcTGCCTGCTTTTACCTGTGTATGGAGTGGAAAAGGTGAGAAGTAGAGGATACCGAAAGGATCCTGATGCTGACAAG TATAGCAGCTGCATGCAGGGTCCAGCAGGAACCCCTGGACGAGACGGTAACCCAGGCGGCAACGGCATCCCGGGTACCCCGGGCATCCCTGGGCGCGACGGACTCAAAGGCGAGAAGGGCGAATGCATTAGCGAAATATTCGAGGAACCCTGGAAGCCCAACTACAAGCAGTGTGCTTGGAACTCCTTAAATTATGGGATTGACCTGGGAAAAATAGCT GACTGTACGTTCACCAAGTTGCGCTCAGATAGCGCCCTCAGAGTCCTCTTTAGCGGTTCCCTCAGACTCAAATGCAAGAACGCATGCTGCCAGAGGTGGTACTTCACCTTCAATGGAGCCGAGTGCACGGCACCTCTGCCAATAGAATCCATCATCTACTTGGACCAAGGCAGTCCAGAGCTCAACTCCACCATCAACATCCACCGGACATCTTCAG TGGAAGGGCTGTGTGAGGGTGTGAAAGCAGGGTTGGTGGACGTGGCCGTATGGGTGGGGACCTGCGCTGACTATCCACGCGGCGATGCATCCACAGGGTGGAACTCCGTTTCCAGGGTTATCATCGAAGAGCTTCCCAAGTGA
- the LOC133562344 gene encoding frizzled-6-like isoform X2 → MCWEFFRKLSNNLLNYSKVYSCSQLLQTFLSLQLLPFVPLANLHCSPNVHHFLCQAFFPACTEENTVLLPCREECEAVLSGCQEDIRVFGIIWPPELQCNKLDSCGFLGGSNIPATTPMSSTSAKRDLGFWCPLQLKTKPGYGASFLGAQDCAPPCSNMYFKPHDIEFAKNFIGVCSIICLAATLFTFLTFLIDVKRFRYPERPIIFYAVCYSFVSLMYFIGFLLGNNAACSTPSHPAGVDTVVLGSQSKGCTLFFMFLYFFSMAGIVWWVILTITWFLAAGPKWSCEAIEKKAVWFHSAAWGIPGALTVMLLALNKVEGDNISGVCFVGLYDLDALRYFVIAPVCVGVIVGLFLILAGIVSLNHVRQVIQHDERNQEKLKKFMIRIGVFSCLYLVPLVTLLACYSYEQSYRSTWENTWINDRCQEYSIPCSYKTPVHKRPDLSLFLVKYLMTLVVGISAVFWVSSKKTCSEWAYFFNRTRKRDPITESRRVLQESCEFFLKHNSRVQHKKKHYKSTSHKLKVVSKSMGTSTGAAPNVASTGGANQGANLPLGNHEHPAQGSVRAHLDKGTSSRSSKHNDKEREGGERRSKGGSSGKISSPSESLHSRVPDVRMTPKSEQSDARPVPIVQQQPASSSQDCTHQEVSKESKDTKDSNC, encoded by the exons ATGTGTTGGGAGTTTTTCAGGAAACTATCAAATAACCTTCTAAATTACTCCAAAGTGTATTCATGTAGTCAGCTGTTACAGACATTCCTTTCATTACAACTGCTG CCATTTGTACCCTTGGCAAATCTTCACTGTTCTCCAAATGTCCACCACTTCCTGTGCCAAGCCTTTTTCCCTGCTTGCACGGAGGAGAACACAGTGCTTCTCCCATGTCGAGAGGAGTGTGAGGCTGTTCTATCTGGTTGTCAGGAGGACATCCGAGTTTTCGGTATCATCTGGCCCCCAGAGCTACAGTGCAACAA acTTGACTCATGTGGGTTTCTGGGTGGTTCCAATATCCCCGCAACCACCCCAATGAGCTCCACATCTGCTAAGAGAGACCTGGGCTTTTGGTGTCCGCTGCAGTTGAAAACTAAACCTGGCTATGGTGCATCGTTCTTGGGCGCTCAGGATTGTGCTCCGCCTTGTTCCAATATGTATTTCAAACCCCATGACATTGAATTTGCCAAAAACTTCATTGGCGTCTGCTCTATCATCTGCTTGGCTGCCACTCTTTTTACCTTCCTTACATTCCTCATTGATGTCAAACGCTTCCGCTACCCTGAGCGTCCCATAATCTTCTACGCCGTCTGCTACAGCTTTGTGTCGCTTATGTACTTCATTGGCTTCCTGCTGGGTAACAATGCAGCCTGCAGCACGCCGTCCCATCCTGCCGGCGTGGATACCGTCGTCTTAGGTTCTCAGAGCAAAGGCTGCACTCTGTTTTTTATGTTCCTGTACTTCTTCTCAATGGCTGGCATCGTCTGGTGGGTCATACTCACCATCACTTGGTTCCTGGCAGCTGGGCCTAAATGGAGCTGTGAGGCTATAGAGAAGAAAGCG GTGTGGTTCCACTCTGCTGCCTGGGGGATCCCCGGTGCCCTAACCGTCATGCTGCTAGCCCTGAACAAGGTTGAAGGCGACAACATTAGCGGGGTTTGCTTTGTGGGACTGTACGATCTGGATGCCCTGCGCTACTTTGTTATCGCTCCCGTGTGCGTGGGCGTCATCGTCGGGCTCTTCCTCATCCTCGCCGGCATCGTTTCTCTGAATCATGTGCGACAAGTTATCCAGCACGACGAGCGCAACCAGGAGAAGCTCAAGAAGTTCATGATCCGCATCGGTGTGTTCAGCTGCCTTTACTTGGTCCCGCTGGTcaccctgttagcatgctactctTACGAGCAGAGTTACCGCAGCACATGGGAGAACACGTGGATCAACGATCGGTGCCAGGAATACAGCATCCCCTGTTCGTACAAG ACACCAGTGCACAAGCGTCCGGACCTTTCTTTGTTCTTGGTCAAGTACTTGATGACCCTGGTGGTTGGAATATCGGCAGTGTTCTGGGTCAGCAGCAAAAAGACCTGCTCCGAGTGGGCCTACTTCTTCAACAGGACTCGCAAAAGAGA TCCAATCACCGAGAGCCGACGGGTGCTCCAGGAGTCCTGTGAGTTCTTCCTCAAGCATAACAGCCGTGTCCAGCACAAGAAGAAGCACTACAAGTCAACCTCCCACAAGCTCAAGGTTGTCTCTAAATCAATGGGCACTAGCACCGGCGCCGCACCAAACGTTGCTTCCACTGGCGGAGCTAATCAAGGTGCAAACTTACCTCTGGGAAATCATGAGCATCCCGCCCAAGGCTCTGTGAGGGCGCACCTGGACAAAGGCACCTCTAGCCGAAGCTCCAAGCACAATGACAAGGAGCGTGAAGGGGGAGAAAGACGTAGCAAAGGGGGGAGCTCAGGCAAGATCAGCAGCCCTTCTGAGAGTTTACACAGCAGAGTACCAGATGTAAG GATGACTCCAAAGAGCGAGCAGTCAGACGCCAGACCAGTTCCTATCGTACAACAGCAACCAGCTTCAAGCTCCCAAGACTGCACCCACCAGGAGGTGTCCAAGGAGAGCAAGGACACAAAAGACAGTAACTGCTGA
- the cthrc1b gene encoding collagen triple helix repeat-containing protein 1 isoform X2: MMSPLSPRLLLLLVCLLLPVYGVEKYSSCMQGPAGTPGRDGNPGGNGIPGTPGIPGRDGLKGEKGECISEIFEEPWKPNYKQCAWNSLNYGIDLGKIADCTFTKLRSDSALRVLFSGSLRLKCKNACCQRWYFTFNGAECTAPLPIESIIYLDQGSPELNSTINIHRTSSVEGLCEGVKAGLVDVAVWVGTCADYPRGDASTGWNSVSRVIIEELPK; the protein is encoded by the exons ATGATGTCTCCTCTTTCTCCGcgcctgctgctgctgcttgtcTGCCTGCTTTTACCTGTGTATGGAGTGGAAAAG TATAGCAGCTGCATGCAGGGTCCAGCAGGAACCCCTGGACGAGACGGTAACCCAGGCGGCAACGGCATCCCGGGTACCCCGGGCATCCCTGGGCGCGACGGACTCAAAGGCGAGAAGGGCGAATGCATTAGCGAAATATTCGAGGAACCCTGGAAGCCCAACTACAAGCAGTGTGCTTGGAACTCCTTAAATTATGGGATTGACCTGGGAAAAATAGCT GACTGTACGTTCACCAAGTTGCGCTCAGATAGCGCCCTCAGAGTCCTCTTTAGCGGTTCCCTCAGACTCAAATGCAAGAACGCATGCTGCCAGAGGTGGTACTTCACCTTCAATGGAGCCGAGTGCACGGCACCTCTGCCAATAGAATCCATCATCTACTTGGACCAAGGCAGTCCAGAGCTCAACTCCACCATCAACATCCACCGGACATCTTCAG TGGAAGGGCTGTGTGAGGGTGTGAAAGCAGGGTTGGTGGACGTGGCCGTATGGGTGGGGACCTGCGCTGACTATCCACGCGGCGATGCATCCACAGGGTGGAACTCCGTTTCCAGGGTTATCATCGAAGAGCTTCCCAAGTGA